In Pseudomonas glycinae, the DNA window GGAAGTGCCCGCGCAGCGGACGCTTGCCGTAGCGGTGTTCTTCGCTGAGGGTTTCGGCGTTCAGCGACTGCATGGCGCTGTCGACATCCATGCCCGCCGGCACGTTGAGCAGGATAGTCACCGGCTCCGGCGCGGTGGCCTTGGCATCCTTGTCGAGCTCGACTTTCTGGTCGCCGACCTTGAACTGCGGCTCGTCGATGACTTCGCCGTCCACGGTGACCCAGCCGCCCTCGATGAACAGCTCGGCCTCCCGGCGGGAGCAACCGACCAGCTCGATGAGGCGTTTGGAGAGGCGAATCGGGTCAGTCATGACAGGGGCCGTAACAAAAAAGGGGTGGGCATTGTACCTGCCTGGGGCCGGTTAAGCCCGATTGCATTTACAGAGTGTTCGCTTGACCTGTGGGAGCTGGCTTGCCAGCGATGTTATCACCGCGGTGTTTTGTCAGACCGAGGCGCCTGCATCGCTGGCAAGTCGAAACGTCGCACCGAAGCTCCCACAGGGTTCTATGCTTGATCAGGCATGGTTCGAGCGTTGCTGATTCTGGCGCAGACGCATATGCAACAACGGATACGGCTGGCCCATGCCATCGACCTCCGAGCGGCCGATCACCTCGAACCCTTGCTTGAAGTAAAACCCCAGCGCCTGCGGGTTCTGTTCGTTGACGTCCAGTTCGTCGGCGTTCAGGTGTTCCATCGCGTACTTCAACAGTTTCTTGCCAAGGCCCTGGCCGCGATGGGCCGGGTCGATGAACAGCATTTCGATCTTGCCCGCCGCGACCCCGGCAAACCCGGTGATGCGCTGGTGGCTGTCGCGGGTGCAGATCAGCATCACCGCATCGAGGTAGCGGGTCAGCACCAGATTCTTCAGCAGCTCGATGTAGGATTCCGGCAGGAAATCGTGGGTCGCGCGAACCGAGGCCTCCCAGACCCGGGTCAGTTCCTGATAATCGCTGAGTTTCGGCGTGTGGATGACCGAATGCTGACGCATGCCCGATAGCCTCTTTGTCATGGATGAGGGAGTCCTTCCCCTCACAAACTCTAGCCGTAAAAAAGCCCCGCATCTCGTAAAAGAGAGCGGGGCTTTCTGTATTTTTCGCGCTTAGATCTGTTCGGCCCAGAGGTCGTATTCGTCGGCGTCGGTCACCTTGCACCAGACCTTGTCGCCCGGCTTCAGGTTGCTGCCGTTGTCGATGAACACATTGCCGTCGATTTCCGGGGCATCGAAGAAGCAGCGGCCGACCGCG includes these proteins:
- a CDS encoding GNAT family N-acetyltransferase — its product is MRQHSVIHTPKLSDYQELTRVWEASVRATHDFLPESYIELLKNLVLTRYLDAVMLICTRDSHQRITGFAGVAAGKIEMLFIDPAHRGQGLGKKLLKYAMEHLNADELDVNEQNPQALGFYFKQGFEVIGRSEVDGMGQPYPLLHMRLRQNQQRSNHA